The DNA segment tataaatatacaaacttatattgttatttaatttctagATAGCAAAATCTGCCAATGTGGTTTCAGACTTCAGTGGCATGGAAGCATGGACAGGGGAAAAGTGTGGAAAATGCAGAATTGTATATTAGTATATAATAATACCTGTAATTTCTGTCTGCTGCAATAGTCTATCATTAAGATATTAATAACACTGCAATAGTCTAGTACTATATTCACTAGGTAATTAGATATTGATGAGATTAGAATAAGAACCACTATTCAGCTCAGGGAACATAATTGGTCACAGAAAGGTTCTTTGGCTGCAAGTGACTTGTGCCACGTGTAATTTTCAAGCTTACAGACAAATGCAAAAAGATTCTTATGCACAAATCACAAAAccctttttgaaattttgtagtAGAAGTACTAGTACTACATAATTTTCACCTTCTCCAATATCATTATTTTGCTACCTTGGTAGTCAGCACTACCTTCCAGAATTCTGATCTTGGATCTCTCACATTGGAAGCAAACAATCAGCGGATTTCCTGGCAGGTTGGAGATCGATCTTTGATGAATAATTGATCATgcataacaacaataataataataacacaataaacaaattttaagcaAGATAAGGAAAAGaaacataataattttgaaaatagtgCTAATTAAGTGCAAATTCTTTCTTTCCCTTGCCTAACCTTTAGGAACCAAAAGTAATTTGCTTTCATACTGTCCCCTTCACGTGTCAAATTACTCTAGTTAGTATGATTATGACccttactttttttcttcaaattattatgttattaatataaaattgataactaatttctatcaaaaaatttcattatttttagtgGAATTACAATTTTTTCTATATCTAAAGTGGAATTACAATTTTTTCTATATCTAAGATCTTGATTAAAGATTTTAAGTTCAATCTCACTTGAACTAATAGCATGACACTAAACTTAATCAAGTGTAATAAGGTTAACCTAGACATTCTGCAGAAGATGTGCACTGCgtgattttgtttgtttttacatAACATGAATATGGTCCACCTTTTTGTATGACAAATGCAAAGACAATGGTAATAGATGCACCGTAGGGCCATGAAGCCAATCAATCTCAGAGACTGTCCACAATTTTCTCGACTAGTGAATATATAGAGACATTGCATCCACTATATACTTCATTGCTTACAAAATATGCATGGAAAGCGTTCCTAGCTATATTTTTGTCACAATATTATGATGAGAACAAATTAACGAAAAGAAGTAGTCACACATGTCAAAAAGAAGCGAAGAAAAGTTAAAAATCCATTAGGGGCCAAGTGTATTTAAGAGCTCTATTAAGCATTCCAAATTTCTTTTGACAaattaatcaagcaagaaaataaataaataaacatcaattctcatattataaatttaagttattgTGCTTCAAAACTATTTAATCATATATCGTTCTCATTTTTTGACACACGTGTTATGAATTATGAGTTTCTTTCTTTAAGATATGCTTTTATGAAGAGTTTTGATGGGAAAGGAAAAACAAGATAAATTTTTCgtttttaataaatacttaaacttcttcaatcaatattaataaataaaatatttaaaattcattactattttttaattgaaaaacttCAAACATTTATATCTTTATACTTtacgttatatttttttattactagtaGAATAGttttccttttaaatatttataatttatttttattgcctaaaaattatttattttttatgttttacatATGTGTAAAAGATCATCCAATGAGCAAGATACTTACAAGTTACAAGCTCGTGTTTAACTCAAAATGCATGTATtgaacttttattattattatttctttccttCGTTCTGTCTTTAGACTTTAGCTCCTCTGTTGAGTCTAAACAACACTACATCTGACCTGAGAATGAGCCCCACCCATGAGCATTGTTTATGACAAACCCTAATAAATACATTAACTGATTAGATAATACAATGTTAGTACATACAGAGAAACGTAACCATCATGTAATAAATTTGTGTCTTCATTATCGAATGAGagtatttttagaaatattctcattttcattaagTCACATAACTtctcttaaattaaataattagttttattttatttataattttcattttcttttcaaatgttacctcttaaatttattttcatgcaTGCAAACGATGCGCATTTAATCATCAGTTATTGAGAACTCAGAAATTGCAAAcctctctataaaaaaaattgcaaacctATGATCAATAATTTAagagtttaacttttattcatattttgacGGTAAAAAGAAAATCCTGTTGttcatatttaaaatgattattacaaAAACCAACATTTGTCATATATAGTATGACATGATAATTTATAAGGCTTTTTGTTTACACTAAAGATATTCCCCAACATTTCTCATGCATGTTTAGATTACCCTTTGGTATCCTTCAACTTACTTTTAGATCAACTCATATTATACCAAAGTctgatgataaaaaatattataccaaACTCAAGtttataatatacttttttaattcaaacttacatttacaaattttaatctaaacatATACTATGTCAGATTTTattgttgataatttataattaggtaataaataataatgtaaaagaaTTACAATGTGAatgcattctaattaaatttatatttcaaattttacaactaaattttctatttataattttactataaaaaCGTTTTAAACAGATGAAAATTTTTTATTGCAAAAGAAGACGACGATCCTAACATTTGTCAACAAAGTCCCTTTTAAAGTTCACACTGAGCAGGTGTGAGGGTGAGAACAGGGCTCTACTGCTAACTATATCGAACGGCGGCAGAATCTCGCATTTAAAACATACATACTCATCAAATCATAAATTGATATAGcatataattatcaatttatttatttttataaattataatgataatgattTCCTTAAGAATcataatataaaacttaaactcttgtcaaaattttatttggtaTACATGAATGCATATTTCTTTTCggtaaaattagtttttagattttaatttaaaggaACAATTTGAtggacaaaatataatttaactaaCGAAATGTACAGATAAAGTTTTATTTGTACTAATGCAATTTTATctgtacatttttaaaaaaaaattagtacagataatataatttatcaagTACTAGTGTACTATTGCAAAAATTTTTTTACTGAACTACTAGTGCAATTTTAAACAATTCATAGTTTTTAAATCAGAAAATGatacaattttgaatttttgaattatatttaaaaaatgataaaattatggtttttttttatcattttcagattTAACTTGTTCAAtagaattgttaatttttttaaagaaaatgtaaaattatgtaGTTTTATATCTGAAAAAATTATGTAGTTAagatgctatatatatatatatatatatatatatatatatatatatatatatatatatatatatatatatatatatatatatatatatatatatatatatatatataatgaaaattaaagttattaaatttactaagcaaatatataattttttaattctaaatctAATACATACAcggatttttttaaagaatgaaattctcattcaaaaattaattaattatatcatttttataacttgatataaaatgtgatttttattgattcaattgtttaattatatatacatattactAAGATTATTtatgtcaaaattgaacaacaacaaagaagataatcaaattattcatattttaatatattttaaaatatttatattacgttaattttaatttacatgaAAGTGGTAGcaaatgattttgaattaatataaaattttacatgtgATCTATGTGAAAGAAACTTTTAATCCAacgataaattttaagaaaatattattcaattgaaaattataaaattgtgtaaTAGTTGTCAAAGTTATAACGGTGTAATTTGACCTCTCctctataactatttttttcccAGGTCAAAGATCATAGGTGTTTCCCAAGGACATTTTGCATACTATAGGAATTGAATACATGTTCTCTTGTTAAATAGATCATTATCACTCATGTGAATGCAACGAGACCTTACATCGCTATGTCAACCCTTTTAGTTATAGAGAGAGTATGaccatagttttaaaaattgatcCGATGACTGACCTAATTATGACATTGGGTCAGTGGTCAAACCGATGAGTCACTAACTAACCTGCATGATCCggtctgtaaaaaaaattataaaattttatacctatctttaaaatgtttaaaaataacattaccaATTAATATAATTCTATAACATAGATAATTAGATAccaaaatgttaaaaaacatCATTGTCCAAGTTCAAACAAACAAGTAACAAAGATtacaaacataaataaatagctAAATAAGTTCTAATTCAACATATGTTCCTAATCAAATTCAACTTTTTCCTATACCCAAGGGGAGGCACCGAGCGGCAGCATAGAGTGAGACTAGGAGAGGAAGGAAAGTCACTTAAGAAAgagtttctaaaattaaaatggcttgaaattgaaatgacattGTTTTGAATCGTAACCAAAAAAAGGATAAGTGACGTAGTCTGGGTTGACAGGTCACCGATTTGACCGCAAACCCAACTAGGTCGCTTTAGGTCGAAAGCATATTCGATCGAACATATGACTCAACTTGGTCCAACTACTGGGTCACAGTCTACCCGATcgaaatttattcattttgtgtgtGCTCATAATTATTGACAGAGATTAATCATCATTTTTAgcgaaattattttatatcattatcaTAATTGGTCAATAGAAATGATGAATTATAAGATTTATATGAtggtaaaaagagaaaaaaataaaaaaaagtcataaatttaattttctcctCTAACAATTAACtagggataaaaataaaacaactagaGCGttatgaaaaacaacaaaaactctTTTTAAGGACTGATTTAACGCTTGTTCATTTATTTAACACTCTAGAACCTGGCGCCTAACACTTTTCTTCATTTCCCGCGAAATGACTAATACACCCTTGTTTCCCGCGCACACGCGTAATTAACGCCTTAACTACCGCTGGGACCCACTCCTAAGACCCTCAAATGGCACCCTTGCGTAAATAACCACAAAACCAATGGAGCACAAGGTAAAACCCTACACGCCCTGTTGCACTATAAGAAACCCAAAACCCCCCTTTAACGGTCTAATTAACTAAACCCACACTCACTCACTCTGCCGCCACCACACTGTCGGCAACGCCCACGTTACGCTCCAACCGCGACGGCGCGCCACCCATTTCGCCTCCCTACACAATGCAGCTCCACCGTGTCTCCGCCGCATCGAAACTGAGCCTCACGTGCTTCAGCTTCGCCTTGAAATTCGTGCTGTTGTACGCTGCGGAGGCACAGCTTCAGCACCGCGGCCCCGACCTACATTGGTACCCCGGAACCGCCACCTGGTACGGCGACCCCGAAGGAGACGGCAGCACCGGTAACTAACTAAATCCCTTCATAagatctcttttttttctctcgagaaattcatagtCACATAATTGAGATTTTGTTAGTCACATAAAAATTctatgttgtgtttttttttcacatcTGACTCAGTAACACACTTGACTCAAATGTAGAGAAATAGAAACAACATTAGAtgaagttttcttttttaagtttttgtggTGTTCTGTTCTAATCTGAATTGGAATTTCACTTGAATAATCCGAAGAAAAAACATTCCACTTCTAATTAGAAACGAACAAAACTTAAatgtagtatattttttatatgtattttcagtattgttttgtatgaaaatggaaatttcacttcaataattcacttaataaaaatatacaagaaAGGTTCACATAGATAAATTCTAATTAACAAAGGGGTCTAGGTCTGGCTCATTGGTTGAGCAGGTGCATGCGGTGTTGTATATCGTACGGTCTTTAATTcttaaggggaaaaaaaaaaccaattagAAAAATTGTTTGAGATGTGTTAaaaagttttgattttgattatgaaTGTGAAGGTGGGGCATGTGGGTATGGAACAATGGTGGATGTGAAACCATTCAGGGCTCGAGTGGGGGCAGTGGGGCCCTTGCTGTTCATGAAGGGGGAAGGGTGTGGTGCGTGCTACAAGGTGAAGTGTTTGGACAAGAGCATTTGTTCGAGAAGAGCAGTGACAGTGATAATTACGGATGAGTGCCCCGGTTGCCCCTCTGACCAAACACACTTTGATCTCAGTGGTGCCGCGTTTGGTCGCATGGCTATTGCTGGCGAGAATGGTCCACTCAGAGACCGTGGTCAAATCCCCGTCATTTACCGCAGGTATGTTTTCCAAACTTCAATGTTCAATGTTCCCTGTGTGTGCTGTGTCTTTCATCATTATTACAGCGATACTATCTATGGTTTGCtagatgattttactgtttctaTATGGTTtaggagagagagaaatattCTTTTGGGGTggtaaaaaagatataaaaaacaaaGTGAAGATGAGTGTGAAGTTTAGTgtgtgaaaaattataaattgtaaataaaaaaaaggtctaAGATATCTGAAGTGATTTACAGCTATAAGTGCATATAGTAATATACTGTAAGTGTGAAGTGTGAACATTGTTCAGTTGATTATATTACTATTTTCGGGAGTGGGGACCTTGTTATGTAGCATTGACTCTTTGACTAGTAGTAGTTAGTACcattttttcccttcttttatTTGGTGTGAAGATTTGACTTTTTGACTGTTTTTCCagcttataatattattattaacacAGCCTCCCTTTAAAAGGAAAAGGGTTACTCTCTCTGTTTGTGTTTCCCTTTTGGTTTCTATATATCAGGATACCACATGATCTGCATCTGAGTTTACCCTTGTTGTTGAGTCCCGGGTGGATGTACCCTTTTGTTTTGGGGATTAAAG comes from the Glycine soja cultivar W05 chromosome 6, ASM419377v2, whole genome shotgun sequence genome and includes:
- the LOC114417222 gene encoding expansin-B3-like produces the protein MQLHRVSAASKLSLTCFSFALKFVLLYAAEAQLQHRGPDLHWYPGTATWYGDPEGDGSTGGACGYGTMVDVKPFRARVGAVGPLLFMKGEGCGACYKVKCLDKSICSRRAVTVIITDECPGCPSDQTHFDLSGAAFGRMAIAGENGPLRDRGQIPVIYRRTLCKYPGRKIAFHVNEGSTPFWLSLLVEFEDAEGDIGSMHIREAGSTEWLQMNHLWGANWCIIGGPLRGPFSVKLSSSTGRSLSARDVIPTNWVPKATYTSRLNFYP